The nucleotide sequence ACCTGGCTCGTCAACATGGCGGCCTTCGAGTTATGCAAGACCCCACATTTCGGAGAAGTTAATCCTGATCTTGTTCGTGATAAAGATTCCGCTGTATGCTCCTACATCCACCTCTTCGCCATGCTGCTGGACCGGGAGCAGCATGTGCATGAGCTGCAGAAAAAACTGGTCATCGATGGAGGAGGACTCACCAGCACGGAGGCGCTCGAATACTTCACTTCCATTGGCAAGAACATGCGCCTCGGAACATTCTACCTCGACATAATAACACAGATCGAGATCTTCAAGAAAATGAGGTCACGTAGGCTCAGGTCGTACCTCTTCCTTAAGAAGTACAGGACTACAATCGCGGCCGTGTTCTCCATCATTGTTGCAGTCGTCGGCATATTGTCGTCGCTCCAAGCTCTCAAGCCACGCTAAGATGTACCGGACCTGATTGTACTGGCACTTGCTTGCATGTTCCACTTGTACACCTTTTACTATTCTCATTGTAAAATTCCTTGTATCTCAATCCTATTTCTAGTGAAATTTGTACCTAGATGCATGTATGAGGATGTGTACTATTTACGCCTATTATACTGTTCACATTGTAAATTCCCTATTTCAATTGTAATTTGTTTCTGTACCACAACAAGCTTCATCAAGCAATTAGCATCCTCTCATGACCTGGATAAATGAAGATCTGTATCTTGGGAGAAAAGATAACAAAAGCTACAACTTTAAACTGATGGAAGTACATTGACATATCAAGGAAGAAGAAGCCAACAATGTAAATAAACTTATAAAATACACTTATCAAGATTACTGGATTATAACTAGCAATGATCCACCTCGATACATAGTTCAATAGATTTGAAACAAATGAAGACGGTCCCTGTAATCATGTCAGTAGTAGTATACCACCCAAGTTTTCAATGGTGTATTTTTTTTCTTGTTAAGGCAACATTTGTTAGTGGTATGCAATTCTACATATGTTACTGGTTCTCAAAAGAATAATTTGGATATGTCACGTATAATTTTGGAAATGTCCAGTATGTGTATTTGAAGGACTAGCTAGGTAGGAAGATGCAATTGTTTTAACTCATGCCGCTAGACGGCAGGATGCCTTTGAAAAGAAAAGCGACCGGCATCTAATTGTCGATTGTTTGAAACATGATTACTAGCGACGAGTGACAGAAGAACAGCGCACTCTTGCAAGTATAACCATACAATATATCATATGGCAGCCAAGCATACTATATATACATCTCATCGATACCCTCCAACAACCACGCTATATGGAACCTCAGCTGATCAAGAGCCTCAAATTTGGCTGGTTTCAAGAAAAGTCACACCAACCGAACGTGATTGATAGCTGGCCGTCACATGCCTGTTCAATCAGGTAACCATATTATATAGCATCAAATGAAGTTGGTCGAAAGATGCTGCCGTGTTGTGATTCATTATAAGGTTACTAGCTAGAGATGAACATGTGAAGACCGACTGTGAAGGAACTTGAACATCTGAACGACCAGCCAGCCTGTTCGGCGTCTGTGGCGGCCAGGAGCTAGCTAAGGTATAACGGACCGGATAGCTCCACGCTAATGGTAATGCGTAACCATGCAAGGTTCAGGCTCCCTCCATCCACCCACACCCCAGCCACAAATGCCCGTTTGTGGTTGATTCATTAAGATGAAGAGGAGTAAAATCATGGCAGTGATCTCGGTCATTGTTGCAGTTGGCAGCATCTTAACGTCGCTCGAAGCTCTCAAGGCAGGCTATGATGTACCGGACCGGTCGTACTTGCATGCATGTTCTACTTGTACGCCTTATTATTCGCATTGTAAAATTCCTTGCATGTCAATCCTAATTCAAGTGAAATTTGTATCTGAAACACGACAAGCTGCATCAAGCAATTTGCATGAATTATTTGCAAGTCAGTAGATGTATGATATGTCAGTACTCGAGCATTAATTAACTGCCATGTCCTAATTAAACAACCACTTGGTACATAGTATAATCTGATGGGTTAATAGGATATAATATGGTTGGTGCTATATAACTCTTGTCGTGAGTGAGAGGCAGCTACCTAGCCAGTACAATAAACTGACCATGCATGCATCTGGACCAACGTATAAATGACCGAGGTGATCAACTTAGTACGATTGGGCAATGTTAGGTGACATTCATATTCCATATATCGGTGATGGACCAAGTAAATTCATGGCTTAAATCCCATAGGCAATAAAAATTAAAAATTTCCAACTTTCAAAAAATATTGTAGTAAGTAGCATATCTGCTACAGATAAACAAAAATAAATtctgaaaaaggaaataaaataaaatcatgagtGTATAACTGGCCAAAAAAGGTAGATGCGGCTGTTCAACAAATGCCACCAGTCGGCAGGATGCCTTTGAAAATGAAAACGGCCGGCATCTAATTGTCGATTGCTTGAAATATAATTAATTACTGGCCATGAGTGACAAAAGAACAGCTCGCTCTTGCAAGTTATATCATATGGCAGCCATTCATACCATATAGGAGTATATATTTCATCGATCCAACAACCATACTATATGGAACCTCTGCTGATCTAGAGCTTCAAATTTGGCTGGTTTCCAGAAAAGTCACACCAACCGGATGCACTATTAGTTGTTTCTTCTGAGTAATAATAGCATCTAAACTGCATCTCTTGAAAATGCAACATAATTTAGATCCATAGCTCGCCGTCACATGCATGTTCAATCAGGTAACcatattatatactccctccgtcctaaatttcttgtcttagatttgtctagatacggatgtacctaatactaaaacgtgacttgatacatccgtatttggacaaatctaagacaagaattttaggatgGTGGGAGTAGTAAGTAGCATCGAATGAGGTTGCTCTCTGATACTGTGGTGACCAGAGATGCTGCCATATTGTGGTTCATTAAGCTTACTTGAGTTGAACATGTGAAGACTGACCGTAAAGAAGTTAATATCGGAACGACCAACCAGCCTGTTTGTCGTCATGTGTCGGCCAGGAGCCCGCTAATTAAGGTATAATAGAACAAAATCATGGCCGTGATGTCTGTCATTGGTGCAGTTGCCCACATCTTATTGTCGCTCCAAGCTCTTAAGGCAGGCTAAGACGTACCGGACCTGATTGTACTAGTAGGCATGTTCACCTTTTCTCTTCTTCGTCACACCTTAATAGCCTCACACCTTGATAACTCCTCGATAGTTGCTGTACCAACCTCGACATAAGAAGTCGACAGAAGGCGCCAAAGAATGATCATTCCAAGTGTGGTGTCATCTCCTCCGAATGACATCAAGATTAAGACACTCCATAGCAATCTGTGCTAGCTTGTCAAGAATTTCGAAATTGCCTGCTGTTGCAATTTCTGGATCAAACAACTTCAGCGATGTCCCCTCTCTTTGATGACACTCTTGGAAGCTGCCCACTAAGCTATTATTGTCAGAGTGAGTGGCCTTCTTCCTGCTAATGAGTTCTAGGATGACAACCCCAAAACTATAGACATCACTTCTGTTGGTCAATCGGCCTGTCTTTAGGTAAACTAGATCCATATAAGTCATATCACCTATGATGTTTGCAGTTTGTTCCTTGCCTTTTGCAGTCAACCTTGATATGCCAAAATCTGAGATCTTCGGCGTAAAATATTCATCCAAGAGAATGTTTGCTGGTTTAACATCACCATGCAAGATTGTGGTGTGGGTTTGTGAGTGCATATATGATAGACCATGTGCTGGTTCTTGAAGAATACTTAGACGTACATCCAAGTTGAGAAGCTTGCTTTTATGCTTGTGAAGAATGTCTTCCAAGCTTCCATTGGAGATGAATTCGTACACTAGCATGGGGGTATCCACTTCTAGGCAACAACCTCTAAGCCTTACAATGTTCTTATCGATGACTTGAGACTGGATAATGACTTCATTTGGAAATTGGTTGTTCTCTAACACATTATCACCAATTGGTTTCTTTATTGCGACTAGAACTCCATCAACATCACCCTTGTAAACTTCACCAAAGGCACCTTTACCAATTAAATTGTGTTTCTTTAGAATTGGTTTGAGCTCCTCCATTTTGAAAATCTTAATACTTGTAGCATCCTTTAATGTAAGACCACCATTCTTTCGGAAAAAGTCCCTGGCCTCCCGCCTCTCTTTGTGAAGTACATAAATGAATGACAAGAGTGCCAAGACGAGAATGCCACTTATTGCACCTACACAGGAAACGAATAAAACCTTAACTATGTAATAATAAATATGATTTGATTATTTATTAGTTTGCCATAAAAGATATAAACATATTTTTGGTGTTTATGCACCGCTTTAAAAAGCCACAAATAGTTAAAACCTGAATTGATGTGGGTGTATAGGAAATAAACACTCAAATTGATGTGGGTGTAACTTTATATACGCGTAGAAGGACGTACTTTCCCAATAGGACAAAAATTTCATACAATCAGGTGTACGTAGTATATAAGAATTTTTTGGTATATATAGAGAGATAGTCTTTCTGTTCATCACCAGGTGGTTGAATTTTCGTTGAATTCATGTCACTTCACCTATAGTCTCGAACTATAAATAGTTTGTGTATGTATTTTGATGCGACTGAGAGAGGCGAATTTATATAATTTAATTACTAAAAGCAATGGAATTAATACATGCGTATGTAGTAGGGGTATGATGTTAATTACTTATGGAAATCTGTGCTGCAAGTGGGAACTTTTGAGTACATAGTTCCTTTCTTGGGTCATGGCTCCGATAACCAGCAGGACATTCGCATACGTATGATCCTTGGGTGTCCGTGCATACACCGTAGCAATGGTAGTCGGCCGGATTCGCGCATTCATCTATATCTGTGTTCCGCAAATTCACAAAATGAACGTTAATTAGGACATTATAATCAATAAAGGAAATAGGTTTGTATGTTTTCTGCTGAGGCTGTTTCGGAAAAAGTGCAATTTCAAACAGGCAGGTATAAATACAAAATTGCATTTTGCACTAAAAATTAAGATTGTTCTCGATCAACGCTACTAGGAATCTCCGTTTTTGGATGTCCGAAACGGCGAAATCCCATCCACAGCGCCTTCCCAAACCGAATCATAGCAGCATTAATTAAGCAcgaaatcttactggtgcatccgTCCACAATGTAAGCGTCGCCCCGATAGCCTTCAGAGCACCTGCAGTTGTAGCCAGGCCCATTGGTGGAGTCGAGGCAGTCGCTGTGATCACTGACACAGGCGTACTCACTGGTCCTGGCAGCTTGGTTGCACGACAATATATCGCCGGAGATGGAGCCGTTGCCGCGAATGGCCCAGTCCAGCCACACCGGCGAAGTCCGGTTTGTGTCCATCTTGAGGTCGGACCGGCGGAAGGTGTAGTTGTTCCTGTCGACAAGGAAGGCGTAGTCGCAGGGGCTGTAGTCCATCATGCTGGAGTGGCCGTAGGCGTTGAACTTGAAGTAGTTGTGGGTGAGCCCCGGCGGGATGTCGACGTGGCAGCAGCCGACGCCGGCACAGAGACCGTCCTGCACGCTGGCCGAGTTGTTGCAGTAGGACATGCACCCGGTGTAGTAGGCGTGAGAGGCCAAGCCACCGTCGGTTTTCATGCTTGCGGTGTAGCCCATGGTGTCGCAGCCGATGACGACGAGCATGTTGTGTGTGTTGGAGATGCGGTACACGCCATCCTTGTTCATCGTCGTCTCCCCGTAGCTGGAGTCCACCGCTTCAGTTGTGCTGGAGGCGTTGTAGCACTTCCATCCAATGGGGAGCATCACCAGCGACACGTCTGGATGGATCGACAGGTGCTTTACCCGAAGGGACGAGCCGGCGAGCACTGGGCCGTCCATGGTGCAGTCGATCTCGAACCCCTTGTGGAAGCAACCAATGCCGATGCCGAAAGGGTAGGGGATGTCCACGCCACCGCAGCTCGGCCGACACCCACGAGTTGTCGTCGTGCTGGTAGCTGCCGCTGCTGCTCCTACCGCAAGGAGTAGCAGCATGGTCGTCAGTGCCATCCACATTTGCTGCATGCTGACCGGCCGAATGTTGGTTTCTGGCAGAGTAGCGAGTTTTTTATAAGCCCGTCACTAGCGCAACAAAATTTAATAATGTAACCAACATACGGCCGGCCAGGTCAGCAACAGACGTGGTCATCAATGATTGTGGCGCAAGTTGCATCTTCACCTAGGGGTGCGATTGCAATCTAGACCATCGACAAATGAGAAATTTCCTTGATATACACTATCTATTTTCATAGCTAATATATCCCATAAAATAGGATAAGGTAGCAATTACACCGTACATGACACAAGCATGTTCGTCATGATAATGCGTACACACTTTCAACTTCTCAATTATTGCAGTTGTTGTCTAATAGTAGTACGTATAATATACAACTTGCATTTTCAAATGACTTGACCTCAGTTGCAACCCAGACAAATTAGGCAGGACTCTCCCGTACAGGAATCAGATTCTAATCGGATCAACCTTCCTGTCGTGTTGGAGTAGTTACAAAATCTTCGGGCAAAGGTAGTTTTTGCTCTGACCGTGTCGATTCAGGACGCCCGATTCTTCTATTCTGCTCCGGTGCTCCTTCTCCTGACTGTATACGAACTTGGATCGAGATGGCTAAAACATCAAATTTGAGATGAACAATTCTCgcgttgatcactttttcatctgAGAGATTGAGACCATCTTGACGACCCTACGAACCCATCTTCAACTTCAATCGGAATCCGTTAGGCGGCAAGCTGGGCTGTTCAGTGCTTGTCGCGACTTTGTATGTCGCATTGTGATGACTCCAAAAACAAAGTTGTACATCtcgatgatacgcacaacttccgtGTTGAGCACCTTTCAATCTGAGGCCATCTAGATGACTTTACGGACCCATCTTCAGCTTCTATGCAGATTACCTGACTGATGGTTCACTCGGATTACCCGACTGATCATTCAGTCGGATTTGATCTTTGCCACTCAGTTTTGACCATCAGCGGTCGGTCTTGACCATCATTAGCTGGATTTTGAGTATCATCAGTCAGATTTATCCAACAGGATTTTCTCATACCGTGTTTCTAACCTTCTTTCTGCTCTACAGATTTCATACTGCCTCGGATGGAGATGATCCAAAATGGTAAGTTGCTCGGTTTGACGAAACGAAGAATTTTTATGTTAACCACttcttcatttgaggccatcttaattacgtTTTATGCCATAAAATAATTGCGTCAACGTGCACATATATGAAATCGTCATAATTTCCACAACCGAACACTGTCTTGGATCTTTGTATCCATTTTAATATTCTCAGATAGGGCAATTCAAACGTGAACTCCAAACTTAAATTTGAACTCGTATTGGTACTGTCATGGTTTCAAGCTACTCTTTACATAGCAACTGGTGTGTCGACTGGAACATGGAGCACGCTGAATCGATGAGGCACTTGCCGATTGGGACATGGAAACTCGTATCACCTTCGGAGAGCTATCATTGGTCACTATAGACCTTGTGTGCGCCCTGCTCCATAGTGCATATATACTTCCTAGCATCTTCTCCATGTCTTGAGCATCTTTCTTGAGTGTGCCTCACTCAGGTCCTCTTTTACCGCAGGAATGCCTCCCTTGGCAGGAGGTTCGCCAAAAACGAGTGCGAACACTTCCGTTGTCAACACAAGTCTGGATTTGGCCCCATTGCAGCAATGCCTCTCCCAACGTCCATCCTATATTAAATTATCACTTATGATACAATTCAAATTGTTTAATTGAGATGcgtttcaaaaagaaaagaaaatacatatTTCTATTCTAAGCTTTGTGTCAATGTTACAATTATTGCAGAAAACTCAGCCCAGAGTAAACTTTAACATAAAAGGTTCAGCAAGATCAATAATTGTTTTTGAGTTGGAAGAAGCCCAATACCTTTGTTGCTTACAAATTGAAAGAAACAATAACATATTAAAATTTTCACAAGAAACTCTAGAAAAAAAAGGCAAATCGCTAGATTAAACTTTCTAACAAGGGGTGTGACTATCAAGGACTTGCTAAGTCCTTTTATCAACCACCATTCATATATATCTAATATACGCCAACATTTGTTTCTCAACAATATCCACAACTGTTGGAGATCAACTATTGATCAGTTTGATATGTAGAGTGTCGAAACGAACAAGGAGTATCGGTGCGTGGAATTTAGGCACGAATCACTACAAGTGCTAACAAAATTGATGGTTATGTTTTTTGACTGATTGGATGGTTGCAAGTATTGGAAGAATGATGGAAGTAAAAGAGTACCAAGTGGACCAATTCTTAATTTTTCGAAGGACCAGTTGGGTGTATTACTTATATGGCCTAAATCGTTTTCGAGGACGACATGAATATCACCTAGCTATGAAGTTCATAATAGTTTCTATTGATTCTTATTATTTGATTGGTGTCACatgaaaaaaaaacataaacttATGAGCTGTAAAACAATAGAATCTTATATAATTATGATTATAGCCTGATCAAGCATCTGCATCTGCTAAGAATAACTAAGACAAAGTCTAACGATGACTTTAAGTTATGAGGTCCATATTTAAACCTCATGTTAATATGTTATAACTTATAAATTTAGGGGGCACTATTCTACCACTCTGCCCCCTCCTAGATTTATAATAACACAATGCTCTCTTCTAGGCCCATAAAGGTGAAGTGGCATGCAGTCAATGGTCGAACATCACCACTTATCGAGGGACTTCTCGTTGATTCTAAGAGAGGTACAAGGGGGGTATGTAGAATTTGTAGTCGAGTGGAATCATGTTTGGAGGCCAAGTGGTCTCTAATACAGAGAAGACAGAGGCATGCGATCTGCCCAGGTTTAGGCCCACAATGAGGGTAAAAGTCCTATTTTCTGCATTGCTTGTTCCTTATATATGTCAATAATACTGGATATTAGAATATCAAGAGAGGAATTCGGCGAGTCAAGGAACCCAACGAGCTATGAAGATGGAGGGTATTCGAGTGTTAAGCGTGAGAATCCTTCTATGTGGTACAGGCCAAACCATGGCATGGGCACTGAAATCGAGAACCAACTGCGGCGATAGTCGGTCCATTGTGAGTAGCCTGGTAGCGGTGAGGGAGCATACTGTGGGCGCTTCTTACGAGGGCGACATGGGATATTTAATGGCAGATTCAAGGTGCCTATCGGGGCTGGGGTTTGTGCTGGGCGTGGGGTCGTGCACGGCGATGTGCATGAggttgtgctttgggtagctcgaTCTAGAGGTTAGGGACAATTGAGCTGGGGCCGGCATGTCAATGGGATGGTGCGCAGGCATGTCGGGTGCTGTTGAATGTTACTGCATACCGGTTCGGTTGGTTGAACTGGTTGTGGGTCTAATTTAGCTGGCTGTTAGGTTGCTCTATTGGCCCAAAGGAACAGTGGTATTTTTCTATTTCTATCAGTTTTGAGCTAGGGAATGGAATGGGGTTTAAATATTGGCATTCAAATCCTAAAACTTACACAAAAATAGTAGGGCTAATATAGATCATAAAAATTATACAAGCACACGAACTTCGATCGCTGCACCGCACTGTGGTGTGCTATGAAGACCTACagcttttcttcttcctttgttctcAGGTGGTCGTGTTACAGGAGCACTATCATGCTACAACTAAGTCTAGCTACGGCCACAACTAACAAGCTGAAAAATAGCTGGAGAAACAACAAGATTAACTTACATAATGATCTCGTTGACGAGCAAGAGCAAATCGCTGCCGCAGAAAATAGATTAATTAATCAATCCATACATTTGGTCACACCGAAGTCAAACACACGATCACTTAGTACAGTACAGTAGCACAAATTTCCTTGGAACTGCAAATACAACAGACGTTGACACTTGATAGTTACCTATCTTATTACACGTAACGTACCTGCTATTCAAACTCAAATCAGATCCCAAAACCAACCTAGGGCGTATCCGATCCCTGCAGTAGGTCAAGCTGCCGTTTAACTTCTTTCATTGATGGTCTTTGATCGACAACCATGCTAAGACACAGCATAGCAATTTCTTCTAGTTTGTCCAGAATTTCTAGATTTCCTGTCGTTGCAATTTCTTTATCAAAGAGCTCAGTTGCTTTCTTTCCTTCCCGGTGACAATCCAGGAAGCTGTTCAGTAAGCTGTTATTTTCAGAATGAGTGGCCCTCTTCCTGCTAATGACCTCTAAGATGACAAGTCCAAAACTGTAGACATCGCTTCTGTCGGTCAATTTGCCAGTTCTCAAGTATACTGGATCCATATAAGTGATGTCGCCTATGATGTTTTTAGTGTGTTCCTTGCCTTTTGCAATCAACCTAGATATGCCAAAATCTGAGATCTTCGGCCGAAGGTTGTCACCCAAGAGTATGTTTGCTGGTTTCACATCACCATGCAAAATTTTATTGTTTGTTTCCGAGTGCATATAATTTAGGCCAGTTGCTGATTGATGAAGAATACTTAGACGTACGTCCAGGCTGAGAAGCTTGTTTGTATCGTTGTGAAGAATGTCCTCCAAGCTTCCATTTGAAATGAATTCGTACACTAGCATGGGGGCACccagaaactggcgcgcaagtgtggttcaagcgggggcggtggactgtagacgacgaatcTTCCTGCGTAAGACaaacaagacggtgcgccaagatattttatatcacgtcccacacgattctttctagtaaactgtttgtggtatacctgattgtTTTCATTatttttgaaagacaaaatggtgttacggagggaaaggatggtgtttgagttgctagaacatttacgtacagtgaacatgcaactaatacatgagtgtcgtgtttaaatttggaattattccgtgttcgtttggcatttttatgcattaattgagtttctaggcatttaatgtgcataatttaaatttgaactacaagcatatgctccaatgcatcaaagtttgctgaaaaatcacatgtgtgtctttgggtgaatttataggtcccatgcaagaaataggaataaaattcaaacatctgggtgtcgtggctcagccggaatgattgtgatacttggttttttaattcctgtaaatccaaaacagggctgaaaatcatgaaacttggcatggtgtcatgacatggcaccaacttgctgcagtaaattttttggccaaattgggacaagctttggtgtaagcttcttgcaaaccggagcttccctcaagaaggctcttggttccaagagggaacatgtcacctccgtgtgcgaaacgacatacgtacactgccttttcTTGCCTTAATTTTTttcacacaggcagattagaccaaatagaagtatcatactaaattttggaattatttcgtgttcgtttggcctttttatacattaattgagtttctgggcatttaatgtgcataattcaaatttaaactacaagcacgtgctccagtgcatcatagttgtttgaaaaatcgcatgtgtgtccttgggtgaatttctaggtctcatgcaagagatgagagtgaaattcaaacatctgggcatcgtggctcggccagaaagattgagaaacttggttttttaattcctgtaattccaaaacacgccagaaaatcatgaaacttagcatggtctcattacatggcacgaacatgttgcggtaatatttttggccgaattgggacaagctttggtgtaaccttcttgcaaactggagcttcccacaagaaggctcgtggtttcaagagggaacttgtcacctccgtgtgcgaaacgacatacgtacactgccttctcccaccttatttttttacacagctagattagaccaaatagaagtaccgtgctaagttttggaattatttcgggctcgtttggccttttttatacattaaatgagtttctgggcatttaatgtgcataattcaaatttgaactacaagcacatgctccagtgcaccatacTTGTTTTGAAaaaacacatgtgtgtccttgggtgaatttctaggtcccatgcaagagatgggagtgaaattcaaacatttgggcgtcgtggctcggccggaagcttgagaaacttgttttttttttaattcatgtagttccaaaacacgcctgaaaatcatgaaacttggcatggtgtcatgacatggcaccaacatcctgcggtaatatttttggctgaattgggacaagctttggtgtaagcttcttgcaaaccgaagatttcctcaagaaggctcgtggttccgagagggaacgtgtcacccccgtgtgcgaaacgacatacgtacactgccttctcccgccttatttttttacacagccagattagaccaaatagaagtaccatgctaaattttgaaattattccgggtttgtgttgtcttttttatacattaattgagtttctggacatttaatgtgcataattcaaatttgaagtacaagcagatgctccagtgcaccaaagttgtttgaaaaatcacatatgtgtctttgggtgaatttctatgtcccatgcaagagatgggagtgaaaatcaaacatctgggcgtcgtggctcggccacaaagattgagaaacttggtttgttaattcctgtaattccaaaacacacctgaaaatcatgaaacttagcatggtctcatgacatggcatgaacatgttgcggtaatttttttggccgaattgggacaagctttggggtaaccttcttgcaaaccggagcttccctcaagaaggctcgtggtttcgagagggaacgtgtcacctccatgtacgaaacgacatacgtacactgccttctcccgccttatttttttacacagccaggttagaccaaatag is from Triticum aestivum cultivar Chinese Spring chromosome 1B, IWGSC CS RefSeq v2.1, whole genome shotgun sequence and encodes:
- the LOC123084214 gene encoding wall-associated receptor kinase 2-like codes for the protein MQQMWMALTTMLLLLAVGAAAAATSTTTTRGCRPSCGGVDIPYPFGIGIGCFHKGFEIDCTMDGPVLAGSSLRVKHLSIHPDVSLVMLPIGWKCYNASSTTEAVDSSYGETTMNKDGVYRISNTHNMLVVIGCDTMGYTASMKTDGGLASHAYYTGCMSYCNNSASVQDGLCAGVGCCHVDIPPGLTHNYFKFNAYGHSSMMDYSPCDYAFLVDRNNYTFRRSDLKMDTNRTSPVWLDWAIRGNGSISGDILSCNQAARTSEYACVSDHSDCLDSTNGPGYNCRCSEGYRGDAYIVDGCTNIDECANPADYHCYGVCTDTQGSYVCECPAGYRSHDPRKELCTQKFPLAAQISISAISGILVLALLSFIYVLHKERREARDFFRKNGGLTLKDATSIKIFKMEELKPILKKHNLIGKGAFGEVYKGDVDGVLVAIKKPIGDNVLENNQFPNEVIIQSQVIDKNIVRLRGCCLEVDTPMLVYEFISNGSLEDILHKHKSKLLNLDVRLSILQEPAHGLSYMHSQTHTTILHGDVKPANILLDEYFTPKISDFGISRLTAKGKEQTANIIGDMTYMDLVYLKTGRLTNRSDVYSFGVVILELISRKKATHSDNNSLVGSFQECHQREGTSLKLFDPEIATAGNFEILDKLAQIAMECLNLDVIRRRWLNTHIARERLLLLDQARGEEKLRENSDSTTVWC